Proteins encoded in a region of the Nicotiana tomentosiformis chromosome 9, ASM39032v3, whole genome shotgun sequence genome:
- the LOC104088135 gene encoding uncharacterized protein, whose product MAAFTKHFSFIFLLLTLISSLQIHARESQFFNKIPSNINAEKKTQVVIPNKESEPNFLPENENNGYGLYGHESGQLPPSTTTTNDVEKPYKEINPTTTLTKNIHNSKYLFKNYDNVAYVTVPKNDDNNNNNDEKYKNTGSTNNNNNNEEYHKEDNTYYNNNNNNNNKEYYNSGSTHNNEEYHNGVNTYYNNNNKEYYNGGSTLNNNNNNNNNNNNEGYFNGGSIHNNNKEEYFNGVSTNNNNNKEGYFNGGSNKNNYNNYYYNDNEKYHTGGSTYYKNNNNNNNKEYYNGGSTNNNNEDEYFNSGSNKNNYNNYYHNDNEEYHNWDNTYNNNNNNKEGYFNGGSTKNNNNNYYNENEEYHNGGSTYHHHNNNNNNDDDKKEYYNGGNTNNNNNKEYYNVGSTNNNNNNNEGYFNGGSTNNNNNNEEYHNGGSTYYNNNNKEYYNGGRTNNNNNNNNKEYYNGGST is encoded by the coding sequence aTGGCGGCCTTTACCAAGCATTTCTCCTTCATCTTTCTCCTTCTTACCCTCATTTCTTCGTTGCAAATCCATGCAAGAGAAAGCCAATTCTTTAATAAAATCCCCAGCAACATCAATGCTGAAAAAAAGACACAAGTAGTTATTCCCAACAAAGAATCAGAACCAAACTTCTTGCCTGAAAATGAAAATAATGGCTATGGCCTATATGGTCATGAGTCTGGCCAACTTCCTCCTTCAACCACCACTACTAATGATGTAGAAAAACCCTACAAAGAAATCAACCCCACCACCACCTTAACTAAAAATATTCACAATAGCAAATATCTTTTCAAGAATTATGACAACGTGGCCTATGTCACTGTCCCAAAGAACGacgacaataacaacaataacgaTGAAAAGTACAAGAATACTGGTagtacaaacaacaacaacaacaacgaggAGTATCACAAAGAGGATAACACTTactataacaataacaacaacaacaacaacaaggagtACTACAATAGTGGCAGTACTCACAACAACGAGGAGTATCACAATGGGGTTAACACTTattataacaataataacaaggaGTACTACAATGGTGGCAGTActctcaataataataacaacaataacaacaacaacaacaacgaggGGTACTTCAATGGTGGCAGtattcacaacaacaacaaagagGAGTACTTCAATGGTGTCagtactaacaacaacaacaacaaggaggGGTACTTCAATGGTGGCAGTAATAAAAATAACTACAACAACTACTACTATAACGACAACGAGAAATATCACACTGGGGGTAGCACTTACTacaagaataacaacaacaacaacaacaaggagtACTATAATGGTGGCAGTACTAACAACAACAACGAGGATGAGTACTTCAATAGTGGCAGTAATAAAAATAACTACAACAACTACTACCACAACGACAACGAGGAGTATCACAATTGGGATAACacttacaacaataacaacaacaacaaagagGGGTACTTCAATGGTGGCAGTactaaaaacaacaacaacaactactacaaCGAAAATGAGGAGTATCATAATGGGGGTAGCACTTACCaccaccacaacaacaacaataacaacgacGACGACAAAAAGGAGTACTACAATGGCGGTAatactaacaacaacaataacaaggaGTACTACAATGTTGGCagtactaacaacaacaacaacaataatgaggGGTACTTTAATGGTGGCAGtacaaacaataacaataataatgagGAGTATCACAATGGGGGTAGCACttactacaacaacaataacaaggaGTACTACAATGGTGGCCGtactaacaacaacaataataacaacaacaaggaGTACTACAATGGTGGTAGTACTTAA